The following are encoded together in the Phaseolus vulgaris cultivar G19833 chromosome 9, P. vulgaris v2.0, whole genome shotgun sequence genome:
- the LOC137823194 gene encoding uncharacterized protein — protein sequence MQPQQSSRIDLGELKAQIVKKLGADKSKRYFYYLNRFLSQKLSKTDFDKFCFRVLGRENLPLHNHFIKSILKNACQAKIPPPIHPSGPQKFGEHASDIYPGREDGHEQSVGSFHNQNQKATVWSNGILPVSPKVRPGIRERKLRDRPSPLGPNGKVDSVSHQSMGTEDCGSKVDLENGILTPCDYQRPMQHLQAVAELPEYERGDADRRPVEKPRIHGKGPAEMSIVEDGEEVDQLNRLVLSRSPLIAPLGIPYCSASVGGARKTLPVSSAGYFDSCCDSGRLSDTETLRRRMDQIAAVQGLGAISMECANMLNNMLDVYLKRLIRSCVDLVRARPTNEPRKSPAPKQQLQGKIISGMWPNNHLHVQCDGGSGEAVSEHRPPCLVSLHDFKVAMELNPQQLGEDWPLWLEKISMQSFEE from the coding sequence ATGCAACCCCAGCAGAGCTCAAGAATTGATTTGGGTGAATTGAAAGCACAGATTGTAAAGAAGCTTGGAGCGGATAAGTCAAAGCGATACTTTTATTACTTGAACAGGTTTTTGAGTCAGAAGCTGAGCAAGACTGATTTTGACAAGTTTTGTTTCCGAGTGCTTGGAAGGGAGAATCTTCCTTTGCACAACCATTTTATAAAGTCAATTTTGAAGAATGCCTGCCAAGCCAAGATCCCACCACCAATCCATCCGTCAGGTCCCCAGAAGTTTGGAGAACATGCTTCAGACATTTATCCTGGTAGAGAAGATGGGCACGAACAGAGTGTTGGCAGCTTCCACAATCAGAATCAGAAAGCTACCGTTTGGTCAAATGGGATTTTGCCGGTATCCCCTAAGGTTAGGCCTGGAATACGTGAGCGGAAGCTGAGAGATAGACCAAGCCCTCTTGGACCAAATGGAAAGGTTGATTCTGTTTCTCATCAATCCATGGGTACAGAAGATTGTGGTAGTAAGGTTGATTTGGAGAATGGAATTCTTACTCCATGTGATTATCAGAGACCAATGCAACATCTTCAAGCTGTTGCTGAGCTACCTGAGTATGAAAGGGGAGATGCTGATCGGCGACCTGTAGAAAAGCCAAGAATACATGGGAAAGGGCCAGCTGAAATGTCAATTGTTGAAGACGGTGAAGAAGTGGATCAGTTAAATCGCTTGGTTCTCTCTAGAAGTCCCTTGATAGCACCACTTGGGATTCCTTACTGCTCAGCAAGTGTTGGAGGAGCCCGCAAAACATTGCCAGTGAGTAGTGCTGGCTATTTTGATAGTTGTTGTGACAGTGGCAGGTTGTCTGATACAGAAACACTCCGGAGGCGCATGGATCAGATTGCTGCAGTACAAGGTCTTGGAGCCATTTCTATGGAATGTGCAAACATGTTGAATAATATGTTGGATGTGTACTTGAAACGGTTGATCAGGTCCTGTGTTGATTTAGTTAGAGCTAGGCCTACAAATGAGCCGAGGAAGAGCCCTGCCCCCAAACAGCAGTTGCAGGGTAAGATCATCAGCGGCATGTGGCCAAATAATCATTTACACGTCCAGTGTGACGGTGGGTCAGGAGAAGCTGTGTCAGAACATAGACCACCGTGCTTAGTTTCTTTGCATGATTTTAAAGTTGCCATGGAACTAAATCCACAGCAACTTGGAGAAGATTGGCCACTGTGGTTGGAAAAAATATCCATGCAATCGTTTGAAGAATAA